TGATATGGATTTTGGTCTTGCAAGAAAAAAGGCCATAATTGCCCTGCTGGAGCAAGGGTAAGTCTCATCCAAGAATGATGTTTGTGTTGACACATGTATTATCAAAGAACTTTAGTCGATTTTATAAGGTCAGTAGGCTCACAATTATTAAGAAACATGGTGCTTTGGCATCTAGTTCTATCTACAGTAGATGAATTCTGGAAGCAAAACGAATCCtgcaagaaattaaacaaaGCTTATAGGTAAACAAAATCCATAAATTATGCTTTTAATATTATGACCGTGTGgttgtttgaattatttgacATGCTTattcacttatatatatatatttgtaggGAAATGGCGGAATTGAAGAAATAAGGAGAGGGAATAGGAGGTTTAAATCCAAAACTTTTAAATTCTGGAGTCTCAGAATCAACCTTTAGACCAAGACTTTCTTGCCATTATTTGACATTCTCTTAATCTTTGTTAACGGGAAACTTAGGCAAGGGTTAATTGATGACACATGTCGACCTAAAGAAAAAGGAGTTGCACAATTcaacatgaaaaaaaaatcaaggatgaactttaatttttcaaatacattTCTTTCAATAATATTTATCCTTAATAATAATATTGATGTTCTTTAGAACAATAAACGCTGAAAAATATGGAAGACTTGGAGAAGCACGCGCACATAATGATAAAAATTGCAGCATGataggtgtcgagcctgtgcaataataaaaacctactcaacaaaaatataaattttgtatatagcggtgagtagggtcgaatccacatggactggggataatttgtTTTTTCGAGAGTACAGAGTAAGGGGGATTTTTATAAATTTGGGGATAATTAAACAACTcaaacaataataaataaacaACCAGTTGATAAAACAATTCATGAAAGTAAGCAAAAATTAAATCGATGGTAGACAAGCTCTAGCCAAAGATACAACCTCTCAAACACGGTCtattcatccgatcattgatgcaaagatgGTTCGCTCAATTTATTAACAGGTCAGTTATAATCGTCAACAAACTCCGACGACCAactttttcttagtttattaataaccaaggtacgactgTTGATCATCCCCAACCagaaaataaccctaggtacgatcgtagggtttaatttttcaattgcattaagaattagaaaagtcTAATCCTAATCAATAATACACTaagagggttatttaaattagattgcacaTTCCCATAATGTGTGTAAATGTTAGTTACCACTAATATTAATCGACTAAataattacttatttagttgattaatttgacaatagattattagGTCACTTTGAATATCGGGCCTTTGACATTCAGTTAAAGAAATAATCTCGAGAAATTAAAATAGAGAATGcacaaatattaataaattgaagGAATAAGTTGAGATTAGTTCGATCTCACCGATTTTCTGGACTGCGTCGTTCAATTGATTTTTGACTAGATTAGAAATTTAGCCACGTCTCGTAGAGAAATTTCCACGCAAATAAGTTGAATTCATCGACATCAATCTTTTCCCCCGAAATGATGTGATATTTGTTCGAATCAAAAAGTAAGGGAACGAAGACGACTTGTTTCTGTCTTGGGACTTGGGGCCAACCAGCCAGCTCCAACGAAAACCTAAGTGACTAGTTTATATACTAGTCAATTTCCTAACCgaacaagtaaaaaaaaaaaaaaaaggcaaccaCCGATATTGCCTTGCTTCTTGTTCTTGTTTCCTAATACTAGTAAACTACTAGtcaacaaaagggaaagaattggTTCAGCATAACTTGGAATCAGATTTGTCAATTTTTTTGGAAGCTTTCCACGTGCACACAATCTCGAGAATCTGTACTTAACGGCATGACTTCAAGAAAGTCGCCCTTTATAGCATTTTTCTGCTCCACCTCCTGTAATTAGGTCTAAGGGTATGTTTGTTTggactgaaaatattttcccgaaaaagttttccagaatttctggTGTTTGGAAGCAAAAGAGGTTGGAAAATGATTTCAGCTGGAAAATGTTTTCATGCCGCCGGGTGGAAAATGACTTCCACAACAACTTTCCTGAAGTTAATTTCCGATAACCAGATAACCCGCCCCCAGTGCAAGAGAATCACCAGCAGCAGAATCATATTAGTCACAATATCAGTGGGTATTCCACTGGAATTCTTAACAACTTTGGTTGCACATAATTTGCCGAGCAATTTGAATTGATAAATAAAAAGTATCTGCACTCAACCTGCAAACTAAAGTATTGCTGTAGAAGTACTGAATTATGACATCAAACCTCGTGCTATAACACATAACGACCTATCTGCTCTTCTCCCTTGAACCCATGAAAGATCAGACAACAAGAATAAAATCAACAGCTCTAGTCAGATTTGCATTCATCTCAAAAATATCCCAGACATTTTGCTTTCTCCTTTCTACTAATTAGAAGTAACTTAAGGCAAGTAAACAACGTTGCAAGAATATCAAACTGTCCTACACTATTCTAATTCAATTGCTAATATGTTTTATGTGATAATCAAGTCTAATGTGAAAGATTGCATTTGTGtcaggtggtggtggtgggatTTGACAATTTAGTTCTTTTAGGATTACAAGTGTCTTTTTTTTCTATGAATGATCGAAAGAACCACTTTAATTTAAGTAATGAATATTAATTAAATTTTGAGACAAAagaattcattttctttcaaatatcaaaatatcCAATATTTTTAGTTTGATCTAGATCTATCCTAATTCCACCCTGTATTCGAGTTGGGAAATTTAAGAATTCATGGTgtaatatgaataaatattttataaaaatgataatatgatTATAGTGGATAGAAACTAAAATTAACTTGTAATGAAACGAATGTTTTGAGAGTAGAAAAATATTTGCAATATATCAACAAACAtatcagaaaatattttcattgacAAATCAAACACcggaaaattatgaaaaaaggaattcggaaaatattttcacttaataACCAAACACTGGAAAATTATGGGGAAGGAagtgattttccaagaaaatgattttgatagaaaatattttcctagggaaaatattttcagtccaaccaaacggaccctaaatatcaaatataagtagaatccggCAATTAAAACAACATTTGGCAATGACAAAGGGGAAATTAACCATAAATTTAATAAACAAATTACATCCTATCACAGCAAGTCatttaaaaaagggaaaaaattaatGTTGcaataataacaaataatgaatatcctCATTCGTAATATGctttttattttaagtttttttttttataaacatCTGAGCAAAACACCATTTGtaatatttcataatttttgatCCTCTATACATCTTTGCAATTGCATCTTCAGGTTTAAAATTTTGGCAATTCTTAGCATTGGTTTTTTAATTGACCATCTATAAATTATCTATTGATTTAATTCTATCCAATTAATTACATGGTTTTAGTAAATTAATAAAAGAGTCTGTTGAAATCTGTTTAGTGAAAGGGCTTATTAgctgaacttttttttttttttttttatctctgcATCAAGAAACTGGTTGAACTGAGTTTCCTCGAGATCTGTTTTACATCCAAATTCATAAAACGAATGCAATAGAATGAAACTTAAAAATTACGGAAGATACTAGAAAAGGTCCATGCAAAGAAGCAAAATCCAATTTGGATGGTGATTCAGAAAAGTCCAAAATCAAGGCGATTTGTCCTTCATGTCGTTATCGTAtttcttgccaaaattcaaATTGATGACTTGTTCTTTTACAAGTTTATATATACCAGGGTTATATACTTATTGCAACTTCCAAATTTCCCAAGTCTTCAAGCTCTAAAATGGAAGAAACTGGTGGGGTAAAGCTCTTAGGATTCTGGGTAAGCCCATTTGCTCAAAGGGTGAAGTGGGCACTGAAGCTAAAAGGCATTCAGTATGAATACACAGAAGAAGATATATACAACAAGAGCCCTTTGGTGTCGAAGTTGAATCCTGTTTACGGAAAGGTTCCTGTTCTTGTTCACAATGGAAAACCAATTTCAGAATCCATAATCATTCTAGAATACATTGATGAGGTGTGGAAACAGGCTCCCCTGTTGCCTCAAGATCCTTACGAAAGAGCCCAAGCACGCTTTTGGGCAAAATTTGCCGAAGAGAAGGTATTGACTGCTTATTTATTACCGGCTACTTGATCCTTCTTGTGGCCTAAAATTGTGCTGTAGCATTAAAATCTGATCACCCTTTACTTTGGTTTCAAGCCTAATTTCATGGCTGTTCTTTGATTGATGTCCAGGTTAGACAATCCGTGTGGGAAGCCGTGTGTTCTAGTGGTGAAGAAAAGCAGAAGGCAGTGAAATCAGCAGTGGAGGCGTTTGAAGAGTTTGAGAAGGAGCTAAAACGAAGAGGGACAAAGTTCTTTGGAGGGGAAACGATTGGTTTTGTGGATATCGTAGCTGGCTGTATTTCTTATCAGCTGGCCGTGCATGAGGAAGTTGGATCCATCAAGATTCTTGACTCATCAAAGTTCCCAGCCATTTCTGAGTGGATCAAGAATTTTCTCAATCATCCACTGATTAATGAAGGCTTACCACAGAAAGATCAGATGTTTGCTTATTTCTCCAAACGTAGCAAAGAAATAGCTTCTCGGAAAATGTCTCACAAGACTGCTTAGAAAAAGTTGAATCATTGGAATAAGACAATGTCCTATAACATGTATGTGTTGGAACACATTACCCTACTACTAGATTAATGATGCGACGTCATATTATATTTTGCCTATTATTGTATTTTAATCTGTATTTCATTGTTTTGTGtctgccttgtttggattgctgttttcCGCCGGAAAATTGCGTCGTTTTTcatgatcacatttccctattaccttttttcctcacatacatcaaatcgctacagtaatttttttataaaaaatgacggaaaatgcaatctaaacacaattgtgcaaatatatcgGTGAAAACTAGTATTGAACTCACAATTAGtagttattttctttttttttttgtgcaaaatATATTGGTGGGTAGTGCCAGAATACACTAATAGTTTAATTGGCATACGCCTTCTTATTAACTAATATTAGAACATAAcaatcaacttttttttttaaaaaaaaaaagttcaacaATAATTACGCAAATAATTATTCAACAATCAACTTCAACAATAATTATTCAAATATTAGATAACGTGCACAAATACACCAACAAGGctctaaaaaaaatttctgtacCTTGCACGGGTTAGCaactagttttagtttttaaggAAAATACCTGAAATGAAAATGCAAGGTGAAATGGAGCCCCCGAGAACTATTGAACCGGGTCAGAACGGTATATAACggattcttttgttttttccatAGATAGAAGAAACACACATACAATTAAATTAGAACGCTCAGAAAGTCATCGCCAAATCGAGTCAGAGACTAATTTAAGAGGGACCCACAAACCAACACCATCCAGCCAATTGGTGACAGGAGGTAGATTCTTTTGTAAAATCCGGGTAAATATAAGTAGTAGTATAGTATATACTGGGAATGGGTCCCGACCCAGACCCTACTTATTTCCAGCCCTAGAACGAAGAAGATATTTAAGGAAACAGCGTCGTTTAGCAGATACCAAAATTATAACACTCTTTTGCAGAAACAGCGTCGTTTCGGAGCTCTCCCTGAGATCTCGTCTACTCTCTCCCTCTGTCTCTGTCTCTCTGGTCATCTTCCTCTTTCAGTTTTCAGGTCACTCGATAATATATATTCTTTCatatttactattcattttttctattctctctttttttccctctaaatttaatttttttttccataaacAAAATTATCTGGCTTCTTTCGGTTTCCAGTTTTGGCCTTCGCCGCCGCTCCCCAATTCGCCGGCACCGGAAGCTCCACGCCACCGGTT
This Coffea arabica cultivar ET-39 chromosome 3e, Coffea Arabica ET-39 HiFi, whole genome shotgun sequence DNA region includes the following protein-coding sequences:
- the LOC113737162 gene encoding probable glutathione S-transferase, giving the protein MEETGGVKLLGFWVSPFAQRVKWALKLKGIQYEYTEEDIYNKSPLVSKLNPVYGKVPVLVHNGKPISESIIILEYIDEVWKQAPLLPQDPYERAQARFWAKFAEEKVRQSVWEAVCSSGEEKQKAVKSAVEAFEEFEKELKRRGTKFFGGETIGFVDIVAGCISYQLAVHEEVGSIKILDSSKFPAISEWIKNFLNHPLINEGLPQKDQMFAYFSKRSKEIASRKMSHKTA